Within Streptomyces antibioticus, the genomic segment GCTGCTCACCCTGGCCCGGCGCCCCTCGGGGCCGGCGCTGCGGGCGTGGCTCGGCGGCTTCCGGGAAGGCTGGACCACACCCTGCGGTCCACGCAGGCCCATGAAGTGGCGTACGGTGTGGCGGCTGACCCGACTGGGCCGGCCCCCGGTGATCTGACAAGCTCGTCCCTGAGGGCTCCCCGGGACGTTCGGCGGGCCCCCCGGCTCATGCCAGCCCCGTCAAGGCTGCGCATCGCGAAGACGAAAGTTTCCTACTTGTGAGTGAGACAACGCATGACGGCGGAGTCGCGGTGAGCGCGCCCCCGTCGCCCGACGAGGGCCTGACGGCCGCGGAGCTGGCCGCCAAGTACGGGCTGTCCGTGAGCGGCGCCCGGCCCCGTGTGCGGGAGTACGTCCGCCAGCTCTGGGGACGCCGGCACTTCATCCTGGCGTTCTCCCGGGCCAAGCTGACCGCGCAGTACAGCCAGGCCAAGCTCGGCCAGCTCTGGCAGGTGGCCACGCCCCTGCTCAACGCGTTCGTGTACTTCATGATCTTCGGCGTGCTGCTCAACGCCAGCCGCGGGATGTCCAAGGACGTGTACATCCCGTTCCTGGTCACGGGCGTCTTCGTGTTCACCTTCACCCAGAGTTCGGTGATGAGCGGGGTCCGGGCGATCTCCGGCAACCTCGGCCTGGTCCGCGCCCTGCACTTCCCGCGCGCCTCGCTGCCGATCTCCTTCGCGCTCCAGCAGCTCCAGCAGCTCCTGTACTCGATGATCGTGCTGTTCCTGGTCGTCATCGGCTTCGGCAGCTACCCGGACGCCTCCTGGCTGCTGATCGTCCCCGTCCTCGTCCTCCAGTTCTGCTTCAACACCGGTCTGGCGCTGGTGTTCGCCCGGGCCGGCGCGAAGACGCCGGACCTCGCGCAGCTCATGCCGTTCGTGATGCGGACCTGGATGTACGCGTCCGGCGTGATGTTCTCCATCCCGGTCTTCCTCGCGGACAAGCCGGCCTGGGTGGCGAACGTCCTGCAGTGGAACCCGGCGGCCATCTACATGGACCTGATGCGCTACGCGCTCATCGAGGAGTACGGCTCGAAGAACCTCCCGGACCACGTCTGGGCGGTCGCGGTCGGCTGGGCCCTGCTGTTCGCCGTCGGCGGCTTCCTGTACTTCTGGAAGGCGGAGGAGAGGTACGGCCGTGGCTGAGCAGCTTCCGGGACAGCGCGTCCCCACCGTCATCGCCGACGACGTGCACATCGTGTACCGGGTCAACGGCGCCAGGACCGGCAAGGGCAGCGCCACCGCGGCCCTCAGCCGGATCGTCAAGCGCGGCTCCGGCGACGAGGCGCGCGGCGTGCGCAAGGTGCACGCGGTGCGCGGGGTCTCCTTCGTCGCCTACCGGGGCGAGGCCATCGGTCTGATCGGCTCCAACGGCTCCGGCAAGTCCACCCTGCTGCGCGCCATCGCCGGTCTGCTGCCGCCGGAGAGCGGCCGGGTCTACACCGACGGCCAGCCCTCGCTGCTGGGTGTCAACGCGGCCCTGATGAACGACCTGACCGGCGAGCGCAACGTCATCCTCGGCGGGCTCGCCATGGGCATGACCCGCGAGCAGGTCAAGGAGCGCTACCAGCAGATCGTCGACTTCTCGGGCATCAACGAGAAGGGCGACTTCATCACCCTGCCGATGCGCACCTACTCCTCCGGCATGGCGGCCCGGCTGCGGTTCTCCATCGCCGCCGCCAAGGACCACGACGTCCTCATGATCGACGAGGCCCTCGCCACCGGCGACCGCAAGTTCCAGAAGCGCTCCGAGGAACGCATCAGGGAGCTGCGCAAGCAGGCGGGCACGGTATTTCTGGTCAGTCACAGCAACAAGTCGATCCGCGACACCTGCGACCGCGTGCTGTGGCTGGAACGCGGCGAACTGCGCCTCGACGGCCCGACCGAAGAGGTCCTCAAGGAGTACGAGAAGTTCACCGGCAAGTAGGCGGCGACATGCGCGGGCCCTGCCGGAACTGTCCGGCGGGGCCCGGCGTCTGCAAAGGAAACGTCAACTCCGGCCGCGCTTCGGAATCTTGGCGCCAATTGGTGTGTTGTTGTGATGCGCGGGACACCCCCACGAACCATGTTGCGTTGTACAACGTAAGCTGTACAGGTCCCGAACCACGTCAAGTAGGGCGATAATGCGCGACACCTTCCGCCGGGACGGCCGGGCGGGCGTGTCCGAAATAGTGTGTCTTGGGTCGGCGGTGTAGAACGGGAGATGTGACGGCAATGGCTACGGAAACTCCCCAGCTCAACGCAGCGTGCGCCGTCCCTGCCCCGGGCAGTCCCCGGTGACGGCGCCCGCCGCCCCCCGCACCGGCGACCCGGAGCGCGGCACCCTCGCCAAGGCCGCCGACGAGAACTTCCCCGTCGCGCCCTTCTTCCTGCCCCGGGCCTGGCGCGACGACCTCATGGCGGTCTACGGCTTCGCCCGCCTGGTCGACGACATCGGTGACGGCGACCTCGCCCCCGGCGGCGCCGACGCCCGGCTGCTCGGTGTCGCGCCCGCCGACGCCGACGACCGGATGGTCCTGCTGGACGCCTTCGAGGCCGACCTGCGCCGGGTCTTCGACGGCGAGCCCCGCCACCCCCTGCTGCGCCGCCTGCAGCCCACGGTCCGCCGCCGCTCCCTCACCCCCGGGCCGTTCCTGGACCTGATCGCCGCCAACCGCCAGGACCAGCTCGTCACCCGCTACGAGACCTACGACGACCTCGTCGCCTACTGCGAGCTGTCCGCCAACCCGGTCGGCCGGCTGGTCCTCGCCGTGACCGGCACCGCCACCCCCGAGCGGATCCGCCGCTCCGACGCGATCTGCACCGCCCTCCAGATCGTCGAGCACCTCCAGGACGTGTCCGAGGACCTCGGCCGTGACCGCGTCTACCTGCCCGCCGAGGACATGAAACGTTTCCACGTCGGCGAGTCCGACCTCGCGGC encodes:
- a CDS encoding ABC transporter ATP-binding protein, coding for MAEQLPGQRVPTVIADDVHIVYRVNGARTGKGSATAALSRIVKRGSGDEARGVRKVHAVRGVSFVAYRGEAIGLIGSNGSGKSTLLRAIAGLLPPESGRVYTDGQPSLLGVNAALMNDLTGERNVILGGLAMGMTREQVKERYQQIVDFSGINEKGDFITLPMRTYSSGMAARLRFSIAAAKDHDVLMIDEALATGDRKFQKRSEERIRELRKQAGTVFLVSHSNKSIRDTCDRVLWLERGELRLDGPTEEVLKEYEKFTGK
- the hpnC gene encoding squalene synthase HpnC gives rise to the protein MTAPAAPRTGDPERGTLAKAADENFPVAPFFLPRAWRDDLMAVYGFARLVDDIGDGDLAPGGADARLLGVAPADADDRMVLLDAFEADLRRVFDGEPRHPLLRRLQPTVRRRSLTPGPFLDLIAANRQDQLVTRYETYDDLVAYCELSANPVGRLVLAVTGTATPERIRRSDAICTALQIVEHLQDVSEDLGRDRVYLPAEDMKRFHVGESDLAADSAGASVRALVAYEAQRAGGLLNEGAPLVGSVHGRLRLLLAGFVAGGRAAIHAIAAAEFDVLPGPPKPGKLRLLREVGVTLRGEG
- a CDS encoding ABC transporter permease, which produces MSETTHDGGVAVSAPPSPDEGLTAAELAAKYGLSVSGARPRVREYVRQLWGRRHFILAFSRAKLTAQYSQAKLGQLWQVATPLLNAFVYFMIFGVLLNASRGMSKDVYIPFLVTGVFVFTFTQSSVMSGVRAISGNLGLVRALHFPRASLPISFALQQLQQLLYSMIVLFLVVIGFGSYPDASWLLIVPVLVLQFCFNTGLALVFARAGAKTPDLAQLMPFVMRTWMYASGVMFSIPVFLADKPAWVANVLQWNPAAIYMDLMRYALIEEYGSKNLPDHVWAVAVGWALLFAVGGFLYFWKAEERYGRG